The stretch of DNA TCCAAGCAGAGTTTCAGTCCTATTGGGCAGGATCGAGCGCGGGGACACTGCTCCCAATTGGATTGTCTGAACTAACATCAGCAAACGACACAGCTAAGGCATACAGACTGTCCCCCAAAGGGCCATTTGGCGACATCATTACCACCAGCAAAGAAGCTGCGGATCGGATCGCCCTCTCTTGGGGCGCAAGCGTCCAACCACTTGAGACACAATCTTGCTGGCTTTTCCGGACAACTACGCGACCGGACACTTCCGTAGCACTCCCATGGACAGTCAAGGAGACGTTGACTTGGCTGAAAACGTGGGACAATTCACTCTATACCGCACTGCAAAGGCGGATTGAAGCTGACACGTCGATTTTGAACTCAAGCCGAATTTATATACTGATTGATTCGCCTGTAGGGTGGATCGGATTTGGCTTTACAGTCAACAAGCGTTACATCACCAAAGCAACTACCAAAGGGGCTGCGGGGAGCCGAAAATTTGCGGGTAAAGCATACTTTCAATATCTCCATCGAGTCGGCGGATCAGAGCAGATATTACGTCTCCTTACGACAGATCTTAGTGCGAACTTTGTACACACGCGAAACCTGTCGGGCTCACTGAAAAACGGGCTGTCCGGGCTGAAAATTGCACTACTTGGGTGTGGTTCGGTCGGAGGATATGTCGCTCAAGCATTGACGCGACTGGGCGCTGGTACAGAAGGCGGCGTGCTCACGCTGATCGACAGTCAGTTTTTGGCGCCTGAAAACATAGGTCGACACGCTCTCGGGTTTAACGCGTTGCTCAAGCGTAAAACTCAAGCCTTGAAGGATGAGCTTGATTTGCAGTTCCCCTACAGCAACATCGAGTCTCGGCCTATCGCAATAACACCCAAACTCGATTACTCCAGCTTCGATCTCATCATCAATGCGACCGGTGAAGAACCCCTTTCAGAAATGTTGAATGCGCTACGCATTAGCAATGAAAGGACATTTCCTCCAGTCTTGCATGCATGGATCAAGGGTAATGGCGAATGTGTTCAAGCGTTATGGACTGACTCATTGAAACACGGTTGCTTCCGCTGCTTGCGGCGGTATGACCCTGGGAACGAAATGACGGAACGATTTCCAGTGCTCAATAACGATGTGGAAAAGGGATTTCGCGCTTGCCAACACTTTACACCGTACGCAGTGTCCGCATCGCTATCTGCTGCTGCCTTGGTCACAGACATGTTGATTGACTGGAAAAAGAATGGCAGCCCAAGCCCTAGGTTTCGAACCAGAGCAGTGGAAAACGCAGACACCCGCAAAATAAAGAACCAAGACATTACACCGCTGAGTAACTGTCCCGCATGCGCGAAGAAATAATTCTCACGGCCCCGGAGCTACAGGGGATGTACATCCTCGTCGAAAGCAATGTTCTGGACGTCATATGTGCTTATCGTCAAGACAGTAAAACGAAGCACGAAGCTGGAGGTACGCTGATGGGATATCGATCAGGTCAGCACCTTCATGTCTTGCGCGCGACAGTCCCCATGCCCCTAGATCGAAGCTCACGGGTCAGTTTTGAACGCTTGGATCCTGGTCATCAGCTTACCGTGACAAGGGCTTGGGAAGATAGCCAGGGCCGCATTGATTACCTGGGAGACTGGCATACACACCCGCAATTAAATCCATCACCTTCTTGCATCGACTACAACGAGTGGAGAAAACTCGGTTTGACCCTGAACAAACCATTGCTCTTCATAATTGTGGGGGAGCGCGAAAAGATTTTTTCAGCCTATCACGTGAATCAAAGAACAGTACCTCTAACTCGTAGCGGATAAAGTTAGCCCTACCTGTTACTTGCCTTTTCTACCGCTTAGCCAGTATTTTTAATTCACTCAAAACTCCAATCAACACAAAATACCCTAATGGAGAAAACTAAATGAACACCCTGCCCCCGCCCTCAGAAGTCGCACAATCTGAAATCAATCCGACGACAAGTTTTGGCTCAGGAATGGTAAGGCTTCTCTCAATACTCTTTGACAAACCCACATACTCAGGACTATTTAAAGCCGGTACTGTTTCAATAGGAGTATATTTAATCGGAATGTCGCAAACCGCATTGACAATATACGACAAAGAAATTGACGCATACACCGAAAAGTACAAATTTGAAGCGAACACTCAGCTCGTTCTGGATCAGACAGACTGCAGAACACTTTCCAACTACCGAGCTGAATGCTTTATCGCTCAGCATAAAATAAACTCGTCTAGCGCATCATTAGAGGCACTCAAAGCTGTAACTGATGCAGCTAAAACCGCTAGCATTTTATGCTTTACTTTTTCAGTTTTTTTCTTCCTTTCTTCACCATTTGTCAGCTTTATTCACTCTAAAAAAGACTCATGAACTCAACAATAAATAGTCCCAGATCAACCCTGCAGAGCTGTGGCCATCATCAGGACAAGCTTCACACCAAAAGAGGCCTGTCAGGATGTCGTGGATGACTGGGAATCCATCACCTTCGATTTAGTATCAAACCGGGCCGTGAAGATTGCCGTCAATTGGAGGTCGGCGGCAATCAATGCGACGCCTTTCGGCTCAGAACTCGCCTTCAGTTAGTTCCAAGGAGATACAGTTTGGCAACGCAATGGAGGCACGCGATACCACAGGAATTCCTGGAAAGACTGCCCTAAACAGGGGATGGGGGGATTCGATTAGCTGTTGAACACAGCATGCTAAGCATGCCGGTTTCCATAGCCACGATCGAGATATACAACTGTCATATTGCTCAGTTACGCTCGGTCGCGTAGTGGCACCACAACCTCAATATGCCACTACCCTCCAGGAAATCGGACATGGGTAAAATTGCGGTTGCGTTGATTGTGGTAATAGCCGTTTTGGTCTATGCGCTGGTAGAGGGGCCTCAAGCGGCTCAACCGCCTTTATTCATGGCCATTTTGGCTTGTACGGCGGCACTCGGCGCTCTGATACATATTTATGGGCCTCCCTCTACTGATTGAGAGAACGCCAGCAACACCTAGCTAGATGAGTCTGGCAGGTTCTACCATTGCCTCTTCACCAATCCGGTTGCAACACATCGAAGGGTGGCTTACTCGCTGCCCCGCTACCTGGCTAACCTCGCAATACCTGCCTTTCGGAACAAGCTTCTGCTCATCGCGGTAGAGGATTATCTGCAGGATCGGCACTGTTAGAGAGAGGCACACTCTTCATTCACAGAGGCAGCCGGCTGAATGTCATGGCCCCAACGTTCAGCGCTATGCCTGAGAAACCCAAAAAACCTCGGATTCCCCTCTCCCGTTCTCCGTCGTCCATCTCAGTTTGACCTAATATCGAAGCGGACTCGACATATGGAAGCTTGCCAAGAGTTTCACCGTGCTGCGAGGCTTGAGCTCGGGACATGGCAAGAGATCAACCGCCCTGACCAACGGATTATCGGGACAATCGATCAACTCCAGATCAACATCAAAAGCACTCCCCTGCCCCGTATTTGTGATGATGAAATAGCTTGTTTTAGCCAAGCTTGTGATATGCACACCCAGTTGCGGAACCGCTTTGTCCAGCTTGGCGATATCGAGTGAATCAATCTGTCTTAGGGCGAGTTCGGAAGTGATCTTGGCAAGGTCTTCCTGAACCTGGCCCAGTTTACGGCCACGAACCAAAGACACGGTGGACACCACGAGAGCGAGGAGAGACGCCAATAGCGTCAACGTCTCATACAGGGTCATTTGAACTTGCCCTTGAACATGCCTTCCAGCATTTTTTCAACCTCAGCTTTGATTTCGGGAATTACGACCTCCATCGCCTGATCGAGTCCCACTTGGCCGATGTCGTCCAGTGGAAAAGACTGTGTGCAAGTCACGCAGGTGACCCAATCTCCGTCGGTCAAAACCTGCGGCTGTTCGAATTGAGTACCACCGCATTGTGGACATTGAATGGTGTGCTGCTCGGAAATGTTCATGTCGGTCTCCAGGTTGGATGTCATGGCCACACCACCAGTCCCAGCTCTTTGATCCGAAGCGCCATCGCGCTGTCGGAGACCCGAAATTGTTTAGCCAGGGAATTCATTCTTCGGCCACCAAAGTTTTCACAGCGAGCCAAGGCAAACTCGCGATCCAGAGAGCCCTGCGAAGCATATTGCAACGAGTCAGGATCGTTGTGGTTCAGGTGGAAGGACGTCGTTTCGGTAAACTTAAAGGCGCTTTTGCATCCAAACTGCGCTTCAAAATGCGCCATCAGAAGGTTCGGCGGCATGAGAAAGCATGCGGCGAAATAATCCGCCTCTCGTTCAATGTCTGATCTATGACCGGCATTGGCAGAGCCGTCCAGTGGACGGTCACGGAGCATGATCTGACCCTCGTGCAGAATGAAGTGACCCACTTCATGAGCGCCAGTAAACCGCTGAACTTGCTCCGGGTAGGCCATCGAAATGGCAATTTTGTTGGCCTGGCGATCGATGAGTCCCGCGATGCCTGGGCCCTGGCCAGAACGCATGAATCTGGAGGATCCCAAGTTTGGAAGCATCAAGTATTCAACATCGAGCAGGTACGCTGCAGCATCGGGCTCCAGCATTTGTAGGGGCATTAGCTGTCGATCAGGCCACAGCATTTCCTTCTGCTTCCAAATTTCCCGCTGCAGCAGAGCGACGTCTTGTTGAATACTTGATCTATTCATGAAAGAAAACACCACATGATGTGCCTTATATAAAATTAAAGCACAACATGTAGATTTGGCAATTTTTTGGATCCGCATTTATCAGTTTTTTATCGCGATCCGGATCATGAGTAGCGAGACGCTCTAGCTTGTGACTCAGGGCTCGGTACAAAGACGCGCAGGCAATGCCAGGGGTTTCAGCGTGACGATCACGCGGCGAGCCTCGGACTGCCATACGCCTGTATACAGGCGCTCGGCGGTTGGACGGTGGCGGGCTCTAACGCACCAAGGTGCCCTAAACAATCGCTCACACGCCCATGAGTCATGTGAACTTTGGGACTAGAGCCGGAATTGTTATAGAGGTGGACGACAGATGAAGCTATTAAATGCCTGGCAGAGCCAAAACACCCAAACCGAAAGTTAGCAGCAAGTAAGCTTTAAAATCTGCGGCTGCGCTTGAATGCGACGAGTGCC from Pseudomonas sp. P8_229 encodes:
- a CDS encoding ThiF family adenylyltransferase — its product is MEFEGLGDVLRYMHGLGFKTRPTKNGVRRFLGTLTSIAGPVPIELAVADWDFLVYPKIRITEKPSFLPIRMAHSVVGGDFCYLAEGSVVLDRYNPTGAVAFCLQQATSLIDQLISNPAKSQADIQAEFQSYWAGSSAGTLLPIGLSELTSANDTAKAYRLSPKGPFGDIITTSKEAADRIALSWGASVQPLETQSCWLFRTTTRPDTSVALPWTVKETLTWLKTWDNSLYTALQRRIEADTSILNSSRIYILIDSPVGWIGFGFTVNKRYITKATTKGAAGSRKFAGKAYFQYLHRVGGSEQILRLLTTDLSANFVHTRNLSGSLKNGLSGLKIALLGCGSVGGYVAQALTRLGAGTEGGVLTLIDSQFLAPENIGRHALGFNALLKRKTQALKDELDLQFPYSNIESRPIAITPKLDYSSFDLIINATGEEPLSEMLNALRISNERTFPPVLHAWIKGNGECVQALWTDSLKHGCFRCLRRYDPGNEMTERFPVLNNDVEKGFRACQHFTPYAVSASLSAAALVTDMLIDWKKNGSPSPRFRTRAVENADTRKIKNQDITPLSNCPACAKK
- a CDS encoding Mov34/MPN/PAD-1 family protein, whose product is MYILVESNVLDVICAYRQDSKTKHEAGGTLMGYRSGQHLHVLRATVPMPLDRSSRVSFERLDPGHQLTVTRAWEDSQGRIDYLGDWHTHPQLNPSPSCIDYNEWRKLGLTLNKPLLFIIVGEREKIFSAYHVNQRTVPLTRSG
- a CDS encoding ImmA/IrrE family metallo-endopeptidase, whose protein sequence is MNRSSIQQDVALLQREIWKQKEMLWPDRQLMPLQMLEPDAAAYLLDVEYLMLPNLGSSRFMRSGQGPGIAGLIDRQANKIAISMAYPEQVQRFTGAHEVGHFILHEGQIMLRDRPLDGSANAGHRSDIEREADYFAACFLMPPNLLMAHFEAQFGCKSAFKFTETTSFHLNHNDPDSLQYASQGSLDREFALARCENFGGRRMNSLAKQFRVSDSAMALRIKELGLVVWP